aatttaaattaattaaattgattagattaattaaattaaataaatatggtatgtagaggtaaattataggggtaatgatgatgttgtggtgaaaaatgtttagaaaaattggtaaaaagttggcattttagACAAAggtacattgttgggctcaaaatggggAAAATGGCAGCTTGTGGCTGCTGGTGGCAGGTGGCTATTTGGCCTTGGGCCTGGGTGATTCGGAGGCCCAATTGGGCTGGTTGGTTGTAGCTTCAGGCATGTTTGAATGGCTTCTCTTCAGAAGGCGTTGCTTGTTGCTTGCTGCTTTGGAGGCTGAGGGAAGCGATAGCTGGCTGGAGGAGAAAGGATGCACTTTGGGAGGCACGGGCCTGGAGCTGGAAGAGGCGGCCCACGGGAGAGAGGGAAGCAGCTGGGCAAAGGGCCGTGGGCCTTCGGCTGGGCTTGGCTGGGCCCTTTTGATAAAAGCCAATTTTTCCATTCTTTTCCTTGATaatatcatttatttttcttcctttttcttgcttttcaagataAAATTGCAACAAATTATCTACAAAAATaagcataaattaaattaaaactaaatattttcaactataaaataaatcaagttaattctttgaaaatattaattataacttaatttatatttaacatttaagttcaacaattgcatctttttactcctaacttaacaatattaatttaaaatacaacatattataaaaatctaaaaaaaaatcaaaataaaccaaataaattcaaaattacttaaaaacttaataaatcaattaaaatttcaagaattaagcaataattagcacatacaaagtggtaaaataactccattttgtagagttatcaacaaGGAAGAAATAGAGCCCACATTGATAGGGGTATGTAGAAGGACACCAATGTTTGTTCGATGACTACTTTTCTGATGAACCGGTGTATACAGAATATCAATTTCGAAGAAGATTTAGAATGCGTAGACATGTATTCCTACGCATAGTGCAAGTTCTAGAAAATCATTCGGAGTATTTCCATATGAGGTTTGATGCAGTCGGTAGAAGGGGGCTTTCGCCATTACAGAAGTGCACCGCTGCTATGCGAATGTTGGCATATGGAGTGCCTGTCGattatgttgatgagtatgttcgaATTAGTAAAATTACCGTTATTGAATGTCTAGTCAATTTCGTTCGAGGAGTGAATGATATTTTTGGGACCGAATATTTAAGATGGCCCAATGCTGGGGACATTCGTCGCTTACTTCAAATGGGGGAGGTGCATGGTTTTCCAGGCATGTTGGGAAGCATTGATTGTATGCACTGGGAATGGAAAAATTGCCCAGTAGCATGGAAAGGTCAATTCACGCGAGGTGATCACGGCAGACCAACAATCATGCTCGAAGCAGTTGCGTCACAAGATCTTTGGATATGGCATGCATTTTTTCGTGTTCCAGGATCCAATAATGATCTCAACGTGTTAAATCAATCCCCAATATTCACTGATATCTTACAAGGGCAAACTCCGAGAGTTGAGTTTACAATAAATGGCACACAATACAACAAGGGGTACTATCTAGCAGATGGTATCTATCCAGAGTGGGGTACATTTGTTAAAACTATCCCACTGCCTCAAGGagagaaaagaaaattatttgccCGATGCCAAGAAGCGGTACGCAAAGATGTTGAGCGAGCATTCGGAGTACTTCAATCTCGTTTTGCTATTGTACGAGGACCAGCACGTTTTTGGCAAAGAGATGTTCTCAAAGATATTATGTATGCATGCATCATATTGCACAACATTATTGTCAATGATGAAAAAGATGCATATGAGAGTTTGTTTGATTTTAATTAGGATGACGGTCCCGCCAACACCCTAATGGTTGAAGTATTGCATGGACCTATTTTTGACTTCCCGACAATGCTTCAAAGAAATGCTGAAATTCGTGATAGAAACATTCATCGCGATCTTCAGGCGGACTTGGTAGAGCACATATGGTCAAAATTTGGAAATCATTTTAAttagcattttttttaattatgttagattgattaattatgattatgtcattttataaGCTCCTTTAAATTTCGTCTAATTTAAATttcatgtaatatttatttatattaatatatggatttaaaaaatttagtgtgacaatatttataattacaaaataatatattaaataataatgtgTGGGGCTATAGTTGACAACTTTTGGGGTGGCGTAGCATTGGAGCATTTTTATGAAAAAAGTTGCCAAAAGTGATgtggatgagagagaaaataaaaaattatattttaggaTGATTTGGACATGTTAAGCAACAAATGGAGTAGCCACCATTGGAGTTGCTCTAAGGTGATTGACCTCTTTGCAGGCCTACATGTAGCCTCCCACCTACAAACGAATGAACAACAAAGACTCTTGCTTGGAATCTTCACTTGATCCAACAGCTAGGACCAACTGGTGTTTTCATTTCCATTTTAAATATGTGGAACCTGATACTAAAGGGAAATTTCATTTTGTATGCTTGATAAAGActacaatttaaaaaaatgttaggcatattaaagatttcaaaataatgctactttttggcactttacccaaaatacccttaccaTTTCCCCCCTcacttttcacttctcatttctctcttctctcttctctcttccttctctctctctcttagttcactctctctcacctcacagcaccaccaacaccaccaccacactaaatgtTGTATTTTGAACAGATTTGAgcatgattttttggttttttttgcaatttttttccagatctgaaactctgaaatctgtagaaaatcaaccttgctcgatggtggttcaatggtgctcgatgccagcttgaTGAGGCCTTACCCTTGGGCAGTTATTGGAATGATACCAATTGGCACCTTCGCTACTAGTTGaataaaatcatgatttttcataaaaaaaaaaaacaaatttgttCGATGGTGGCTTGATGGTGCTCGGTTGTGCTaaatgcaattcttgtaagagacataatttttcattcgggtgtccgtttggggtgctttttttttatttttgttattttttcaagatatacacttttgacatgctcatatgcacatttgtgaagtgtaacacttatacaaaatacaaaagtgcaaacatacctcatgtttaagacatcttttggtatgttttcaggttataaacttcccaaatgtgcatatgagcatgtcaaatgtaatgccccgaattctctggtatggtttaatggcgagattagtaggccgagagggccatacttgtttaattatgccattaaatgatattatgcatgtatatgtgaattatattatgatatgatgttatatgcgtgcatgtgggtacACATTCgaataattatgctattttgataacttggcccattgagggtgaatatgtgtatttgggtgcataacttgatttgtgaatgagattccattattatggagatatattcgagctattcggcatgagacggtcatatataatggattagcagttttgtcataacggggtcaattttggggtaatagaaatgtttatttgatgataaattgggaatatttgagaccAGGAGGAAATTTtgaaggttttgactataatgtccccgagggtattttcgggacccagagcattaggttttatttgaggttacttaagcttgaagtagctatcagatagaacgtacgattagaaaacctctcgttctccctttcgatagttagttttaccgtttaagccttttcgaagaaatctcgagttctaggagtcggaatcaagcgaggatcgaggcatagcgatcctagggaagatcagaagcttcttaactgaaggatttgatggaaaacaacccaatcgaaggtaattgaagtttaagttttgagtttttttcgagtttctaagctttgaattgattttgtaaattgttgagttttcggttcgtttgaaccttgggttttgagggttttggagtattgggaagcttgggaactttgttttgatgattgggaaatgtttaggtatgattttggaggctttggagtgttaaaaacacgtttgggaatggcccagagttggggaTCGCGGCCCTGcttcgatgaagcaggtggggttctttgtgcctgctgggcgccacggcccttgatggagggcgccgtaGCCCTTGCTTTAATAAAatctgggggccacggcccaaggtgccagggccgtagcccttgcccagttttcgccccgtttgctcgttttgaccccaggaacttagttataggcctcgggagtgttcctactacttggattagttgggattgatcttccggaggctagatattggtgtggaaacctatgttgatcattattattgagGATGTCCCGTGCTTGGTTATGATTatgtgaccgctaaaggactaaaggtttatcgttctcacgggtcgttcttttaatctttctagctcgaatctgaggtaagaaaactgcaccctgtgtatatatgacatgcgtgattattattgaggcatgtttattgataaatgtgaacatggattgcctattgaatgctagcgaatattgaatacttgtatatgtactgactaatCAGGGATACTAACCTAAAGAGTCAGAAGTGGCATAGCGTCAtaaacgccgagccaaatgaagattagatctaatcgacatcagtgttgaatggctctaaggcattaacgctggaccgaccctaaggtcaatgaacttataagcgcttgtctggtctaagaccagttattcagagccagggcatatggccccggtgactgtctgtcacatggctagggaacgctgttccaagattatgactgtaagtcatgaggaaggttatgttggtgactattcaccatacacctatcctgttcaaacttatgaaaggttcacttatcagttaagccgagtgaccctatcgtcacatggctaggagggggGGGGggtgtacccacttttgtgactgttgcgattgtcacctatttgcttggactgatggtcctgaatgattattatgatcattgttgatattatatcatgctttattgtgttttcttgctaggccttagctcatgggtgctatgtggtgcaggtaaagggaaagaaaagctcacccagccttgagtggagagcttaggtggtgatgtgtacatatgcggccgcttgatcaCCACGACCAAGgcattctcagaggaactagggggtttaccctattttgctgcttaggtcggcgggattgtaaatttgaaacagtaatgaccattttgtactaagaacaacttgtaaatgttttgattagctctgcagagcagtttgtaatgaaaatatccatttcctttttagtagttttcaccttaacctattaattacactttgagcacgtttttgaccaaaggacttgggtagcgggtcaaatttccggtccaccgttcaccgtaactgttctggggtaatcaGGTCGTTACATAAAACGTGTAGATattgaaaaaaatacccaaaataaaaaaaaatcaccacaaACGGATACCCGAgcgaaaaattatgtctcttgcaagaatcgcatcgagcatCATCGAACCACTTTCgaacaaagtcattttttcataaaaatcttaattttgaaggccccagcgaatggttgctcgatagtgctcgatgccagcttgatggggccttcaaaatcaagattgttcattaaaaaatgactttgctcgatggtggctcaatgtgattcttgcaagagacgtaATTTTTCACTTGAGTGTCTGTTtggggtaattttttttttttttttttgtattttttcaagatctacacattttacatactcatatgcacatttgggaagtttaaaacttgaaaacataccaaaacatatcttaaacatgaggtatgtttgtatttttttttcaagtgttacacttcacaaatgtgcatattagcatgaaaaacgtgtagatcttgagaaaatacccaaaataaaaaaaatcacctcaaacggatacccgagtgaaaaattatatctcttgcaagaattgcatcgagccaccatcgagcaaagtcttttttttttcatgaaaaatcatgactttgaaggccccatcgagctagcatcgagcaccatcgagcaaggtcgattttctatagatttcaaagtttcagatctgacaAAAATCGCAGATTAACCCAAAAATCATgctcagatctattcgaaatgcaaTATTTAGTGTCTTAAGTGAAATAAACATCATTGTATTTGAGAAAAAATTAATTACCCATAAATTTCTACGCAAAGAATCATCAAAATGTATGTTTCTTTGGTTATATTGTGTTTATCTCTACAAGGTGGCCGAAgttatggaggtttttctggtGTTGGCGGTGGCATCACTGCCGTGGGTGGTGGTGTTGTGGGGTGAGAGAGAATGAacggagagagagagggaagagagaagagagaagtgaTGGGAAAAtgacaagggtattttgggtagagtGTCAAAGAGtggcattattttgaaatctttatTATGCCTAGTATATATTTTAATTAGCACCATCTATGATGCATAGAATGTGAAATTTCTCATACTAAATTACACTAATGATAGTATGTCATGTAAATGAGTGCTATGTACTATTGGTACCCTCATATTTATTACAAACACCGAGAGAAATGATTGTTAGTTCATTGGCACGTACCACACTCAAGTGTTGAGTCTAAAGTTCAAGCATAATAATGATTAATGCTCAAGATGCCATAGTACTAAGATCAAAATTGTAAAACCCTAAATTGGTTATCTTAAATAgacaatatattttataactctAAAGTATTTTTTGACAAGTTTGAAGCAGTTGTCCCGACATGTTTATGATATGTCGCGACAACTTGTTTTTTCCAGATTTATTTTCTTAAGTCTTAATCCTCTAGAAATCATCATATctgtttatgaaaaaaaaaattacttgaaATTCCGTCCATATAAGTTGGTATTCACtgagaaaatattattttatttataagaagacttttctttaaataaaatatatttttccatttTTAGACTTTGAGATTTTTTGTCAATTGATTTAAGAATATTTTGTgaaatttttttttgacaaaattggTGGTAATGGGTGGATGTGAAaagaaagattaaaaaaaataagtttccttttatttggaaaaggaaactttgtgtaataaagaaaaaaaaatcaactttcttcatttaaataatattttaagatattctAATCCTTTACTGCAGATCATAGGCTAAACTAGgaaattattataaattcaatTGGTCAAAAAATTCGTTGGAATGAATCTAGATTGTCAGTTTGTCCAGATACACTATTTGTTGAGTCAGTTTCTCAATCTGTAACAACAGAATCTGACAGACTGTCATAATTTTCTAAATGAAGAATTTGTGCAATTCTCTCTTTGATTTTTGCAGATTTCATTTACTGCTTTGAAAGACCATTTCAGCTATAAATAAATGACCAAGCAGCTACAAATCcttatctctttctcttctcATTTTTGAATATCAATTATATTTTTGAGAGAGTTTTTTTTTGTGAGATTAAGATTGGATACCTTAATCTAGCATATAGGAGTTGTGTAGCTTCATTTTGTATTCATCTATTTCATGTAGAAGCATGTGTCATCCATTGATAACGAGTTCAATAATAATCGGGAGAAGATTTTGTTAAGACTTTCTTCGGGGGGAAGAAAGCATTCATCaacctttgaagggagttcaaaagCGTTGGTGTCTTGTCAAGAACTGAATTTGTTGAAAGGTGTACAAAAGCTTGTGGCATAAGTATAGAAGGAGTCTATCTATGTATAAGTCAATTGTGATTTTGTTCTTTGTGATACCTTACTAATCAGTTTCATTTCTAGGCGTAGTCCCATGGACTAGGttttccgaaccacgtaaaaaatctctagtgttgattttttttatactcattttttatttatgtaataatttGTTTATACAACTGGCTTAGTCGTTAGATCAGATTCAGATTCTGTCAAAACAACTTAATCACTATTTCGCATTATACTAAGTTGTTTAATTTAATCACTTGATATTAAAATACAAAATTTCAGAAATTATGCACAAATATTGCAAAATATTTATATGtaccttttatttatttgtttctaGTCACATACTTGCAATAAGCAAGAAAATAGATTTCTCACATATAATgtcttaattatatatatagtgAAGGCTAAAATACCCCATGCTTtcaaaatgttgtacttttatacctAATCTTTTTTTAGcgataaatatactcaatgtctttaaaacgttacacttttatacccaattttttttgcggtaaagatacataatatttttaaaatattgcacttttatacctatttcTTAAAagtattttgagaaataataagaaagtaaagaaaaatataggattttagttatttttaaaattttaaattattttcactctcaaaataataaaaaaatttaagattagtaaagttaatcaaaataattaaaacttatatttcttctttactttttttaaaaaaattatattttaaattgataaaaatatataagtttttaattatttttattaattttaataaaacatttattaatatttaatttaaaatagttattttgagaaaaaataagaaagagaaaataatttaaaatttaaaaaataattaaaatcttttatttttccttcactttcttattatttatcaaaataataaaaaataggtataaaagtgcaacattttaaaaatattgagtataCTTGTTTAACACCCAAAATGTGTCTACCActaagtggtagttgtagtaagatcgggcggtcgatccacaaggaagtaacctaaaatcaaaagattagtagaaaataacacaaaaagttagtaacaagaagtaaataaaattgtaaatggaaagaggtttgagattttggtattgtatttttttgatgaaatgataaagtgagataagtgagataaatgtaagatgtaatcaatagtttgagaaatggaaaggtttcaagaatcatccatatgcttgcttagttacttggttatttgatttacaaaaatacacaaataaatagttcacatcccaacatttacttggaaaatctaacattaaaatccatattcttttctaacaaaagtccatttgagttataaagttctttactttaaaagcacaaagttaatcttatgaaaaatctaaaaatgacaaaatacccaagagcaataatgcaatagaagattagacataaaattatatatcaatattacttttactaattagaagcacatagaaagagcatgactaatcatatatactattagcataagtaaataaagatagagatgaaagaacataaataactcaaatatattacattaagaacatagtaaatcaaagtagcaaaataacatcacttgcttatggaatcatccctaaccttcctaggaagattaggccattatgctcatgattctcacaaaattctaagaagaaaatatgagaagaaagtgagtgaaaattttgctatagtttctctactctaaaaattacataccaaatgtgaagaaagtatccctatttatagatggagaaaaggactaaaaagaaattaaacaacaaaatggggtttacaaaataaatctgaaatattaataataaaatatgattttgaaaaataaaatcttattattaatattaccctagttatttttgtgtatagtcaaaatgctctttttctaaaataccacaaaaatatgatctttaaagctcaaaatagcaatttacaaagcccaatacccacaaaacatggctggtgacacaagaggaTTTTGACCCATTTTTGGCCAATGAAAACGTGCCACATGGGCGGCTGGGTTGAAGAGAAGGCTGATGGGCTGTTGCGATTTGGGCCTGCGTGGCTGATGAGCTGCTGGAAGGAGTGGGCCTGCGTTGGGCTGTTGGGCAGCTTTgttaaaggaaaaaggaagcttgGCTGAAGGAGTACATGGGTCAAGGCTGAAGGAGTACATGGGCGTGAGTTGCTGAAACGAGGAGCTGAACACGTGGCGGCTTCCGGCGATGACACCTGGCGACTGGAcaaggaaagaaaaaaatggcaGTGGTCATATTTGGGCTTGGGCCAAATGGGCTGAACCTCATTTCTTAAAAAATaccactttcttcattttctttttcagttttaactattTATCTATTCTCCATTTTTATTagtgtccaaatgcaatttatttcctgaaaaataaacataaattaaattaaaattaatattttcaattataaaatatattacaataaattcatgaaaatattaattaaaacttaatttattttacactttaaaactaattaatttgcattttttgagcactaatcaatacttattgcaaaaaaaaaaaattggttataaaagtgcaacattttgaagacattgaatatatttactgccaaaaaaaagattgggtgtaaaagtgcaacattttgaaaacattagGTATTTTAGCCGTTATTTactcttatatatatttatatgttttataATGAAATCAGCCACCCCACTTCTAGTTGGTGTTCTTTAATTAGCGttagagcatctccaatggaGTGCCAAAAAGCTAGGACAATGTTATACTTAGCACACCTTACAAAAAGTATAACTCTAATGACGTTCCAAAAAatggatatttgcggcataagtacccgacatggacccaatcttttttttagcGGGAAAAGTACCAAATGTCACAAAAAGTGTAATTCCGTCTAATTTCATCCATTAGGTCTATTAATGTGATGACTAGACTGACACGTGTCACTTCGTAATTGGTCCAAccattaatatttaaaaaaatcattttatataaattttaaactaaaaaaaaattaaaaatcaatttaaaaagataaattaattaattaaaattttaaactgattttaaacataaaaaaaattaaattaaattaaattgaatTAACTGTACTAGTGTACTATGTGTGCTATAGTGCTTGTTCTTATGGCTGTACTTATTTTTGTTGAATGGCTCACGAAATCATGGGACCCCAAAGAGAGTTATTATATTGGTCCTTTAGAAGAAGATTCTACTCCAGTTAATTTAAATCAGTAGCCTCTCAAGGTACCAATACATAATGTTATTTTTATGTGTCTGTGTATTTATTTATGTGAGTTTGAGAACTAATCTTATTGGGAATTTGTTCTTACGAAAATGCAAAAACTCTACCTTCTTGGAGACCTACAATGGAGACCTTCTATAGAGAACTTACGTGAGTTTTCATGGTTGTCATCATTACCCATCTGTCCAATTCAcattctttcttctcttcaatccaTCCAATAAATGAGTCACTCATATTAAAGAAAGTTATAAACACCATCAAATCTAATACCCACAACTAAAATCAATAACCCATACTCACATCTAAAATCAATAAACCATATCTCAAATCTAATACCCACAACTAAAATCAATAACCCATATCCACATCTAAAATCAATAACCCATATCTCAAATCTAATACCAGATCTGGAGCCCATCGAAGTACCCACCCCAGATTTGAAGAGCACATGCGGAGACCTCCAGAGCACCATGATCTGAAGCCCATTCGCCTCCTCCTTCGATGGCTACTGGAAAAGCTTCCATCTCCGCCCACTgcatatagaagaagaagaagaagaagaagaggcagGAGTGGCTTGAGGTATAGttttaggatttttaattttaatttttttcaaaagttaaaatcagatataaaatataaaaaaataaatatctaattaaaatcagttttatttttttaaaatttatatcatttaaaaatataatttttaaacaattttctatttaaaaaattaattaaaattatttttaaaataattattaggtAGACCAATAAGAAGATGACACGTGTCAATCTAGTCATCACATTAACAAATCTAACGGATGGAACTGGACGGAATTACACTTTTAGTGACATTGAGTACTTTACCCGCTAAAAAAGAATGATTGGGTCCATGCTAGGTATTTTTCCCAAATTTTGGTTACTTATGCTGCAAATATCTCTCCAAAaaatgtgtcaaatttggcacatgctaaaagttgtgccaaatttagcacaaaatatAGCATGAGCCAAATTTGACACATGAATAAATAATACtgttttatttaccatattgttactaattattataattgagTAGTTGACAATTAATAACCAaccatatatcatttttttttatttttttaatggaaaatttcttggggtacataatttgaataataaaaaataatacaaaaaatattttttgtatgttctcaataaatattaaattaattatttactttttttgtgttaatttgcaTATTGTGCATTGGAGGACAATTGTAAATATTGAGTCAAATATAGCATTAACTCAATTTTTGTActaaatttagcacaaaattTACATATCGGAGATGTTCTTGGTGAAATGATAATGAAACAAACCAAAACACCATAAAAAAACTCATATTTCAAGACAGTATGTAatacatatataatttatgtGTGATAAATAGTTAGTTTATTCATATTTCAAGCTTTGAAAGCTACATGTAGAATATGATTTTGGCACTCTTGAATTTGTTGTGAATTGAGAAAGTAGTTATTGAAAGCTTTTATTTTGCATGCAAATTATTACATTGTATTTACAAAAATTAACCATTAACACGGCATAACTGGACTAAGGTGGGCCAAGCTTTAGCCAAAGATACTCATGTCCACAACtctaaatattaataaaaatttattaaaattttaaaaattatgaattcttaaatataaaattttacaaaaaaacaaaaactttg
The Humulus lupulus chromosome 6, drHumLupu1.1, whole genome shotgun sequence DNA segment above includes these coding regions:
- the LOC133784941 gene encoding uncharacterized protein LOC133784941; translation: MRRHVFLRIVQVLENHSEYFHMRFDAVGRRGLSPLQKCTAAMRMLAYGVPVDYVDEYVRISKITVIECLVNFVRGVNDIFGTEYLRWPNAGDIRRLLQMGEVHGFPGMLGSIDCMHWEWKNCPVAWKGQFTRGDHGRPTIMLEAVASQDLWIWHAFFRVPGSNNDLNVLNQSPIFTDILQGQTPRVEFTINGTQYNKGYYLADGIYPEWGTFVKTIPLPQGEKRKLFARCQEAVRKDVERAFGVLQSRFAIVRGPARFWQRDVLKDIMYACIILHNIIVNDEKDAYESLFDFN